The Dermacentor albipictus isolate Rhodes 1998 colony chromosome 2, USDA_Dalb.pri_finalv2, whole genome shotgun sequence genome has a segment encoding these proteins:
- the LOC135896068 gene encoding serine/threonine-protein kinase haspin-like: MRDDGTDLRGNFAEELYYRTGSESTDDAEQIQLDNDDEDQPLLGLSDNYSDYQSSSDETRHSGGGDGDRSEVNNSGLSEESAYMKLPRFERSSEDVSTCFIDYETQEAWLSVAAAVDRPVDPRAHLPSSPHRPRNAFDRLFEARRQPEPVVFSTILQELGVENCVKLHESEHTDIFLASTVSGDTVVLKVCDCAHGAKYLQCLINEIRIGWSLTTLAEGLENQTRGFPRFHLTRRVWDSYPRLLESARTSCLKRRKSADLRVLGRKLCSPYVVLCIDNGGEPLSEMTLGQFDSALQIRSVVQQVALVVAVAEAELEFEHRVLTPGHVLLKPVRGRVAHYRFMNNAVSVE; this comes from the coding sequence ATGCGAGATGACGGTACTGATCTTCGGGGCAATTTCGCGGAAGAGCTGTATTACCGTACAGGCTCAGAGAGTACCGACGACGCCGAGCAAATCCAATTAGACAACGACGATGAAGACCAGCCTTTACTGGGGCTTTCGGATAACTATTCTGACTACCAAAGCAGTAGCGACGAAACACGACACTCAGGAGGGGGAGACGGTGACCGCTCCGAGGTGAACAATAGCGGACTCTCGGAAGAGAGTGCGTACATGAAGCTGCCGAGGTTCGAGCGGTCGTCCGAAGACGTGAGCACTTGCTTCATAGACTATGAAACCCAGGAGGCATGGCTCTCGGTAGCAGCGGCTGTCGATCGCCCGGTCGACCCACGTGCGCATCTGCCGTCCTCGCCACACCGGCCTCGTAACGCATTCGACCGTCTATTTGAGGCCCGCAGACAGCCAGAGCCCGTAGTCTTTTCCACCATCCTGCAGGAACTTGGGGTTGAGAACTGCGTGAAGCTTCACGAGAGCGAGCACACCGACATCTTCCTCGCGTCCACCGTGAGCGGCGACACAGTGGTGCTCAAGGTCTGCGACTGCGCTCATGGGGCGAAGTACCTGCAGTGTCTGATCAACGAGATCCGCATCGGCTGGTCCCTGACGACGCTGGCCGAAGGGCTGGAAAACCAAACAAGAGGCTTTCCTCGTTTTCATTTGACGCGCCGTGTTTGGGACAGCTATCCCCGGCTACTTGAAAGCGCGCGCACCAGCTGCTTGAAGAGGCGGAAGTCGGCAGATCTCAGAGTGCTTGGGCGAAAGCTTTGCTCGCCATACGTCGTCCTCTGCATCGACAACGGAGGTGAACCGCTCTCCGAAATGACGCTAGGGCAGTTCGACAGCGCCCTGCAGATTCGCTCTGTCGTCCAGCAGGTGGCGCTAGTGGTAGCTGTTGCTGAGGCCGAGCTGGAGTTCGAGCACCGGGTCCTGACTCCTGGACACGTGCTATTGAAGCCCGTGCGAGGTCGCGTAGCCCATTACCGCTTCATGAATAACGCTGTGTCCGTCGAGTAG